A single region of the Marinobacter nanhaiticus D15-8W genome encodes:
- a CDS encoding phospholipase A, whose translation MRVLPALCLIAAAPLVANAQDAADQPDFSDMTPQECALVENGVKRLACYDALTNPPQVRAQATEEEIEEANSATDPLGFQPSDDADTDAISNGDVETDENSQANSLVSRYLAAERALFSFSGSFLTHRPTYILPYTYVHEPNQRPYSPRTGYTDYDNSLDYDEAKYQISFKVPLLTGVFDEKTTLWFGYTQLSFWQLFNDDGSKPFRETNYEPEIFVRYASQWDFGPGRVEALTLGINHQSNGQSEPKSRSWNRILGGVAYSYDRWLFMVQPWYRIPEDEDEDDNPNIENYMGYANYWAVYKVDEQRTLSLKLLNNLKADENRTSVQVGYSFPLGETVKGYVHYYNGYGESLIDYNERIQRIGIGIMLNDWL comes from the coding sequence ATGCGAGTATTACCCGCCCTATGCCTTATTGCGGCTGCGCCCCTGGTCGCCAACGCCCAGGACGCTGCGGATCAACCTGATTTCTCGGACATGACTCCACAGGAATGTGCCCTGGTGGAAAACGGCGTTAAGCGCCTGGCCTGTTACGACGCCCTGACGAATCCCCCGCAGGTTCGGGCACAGGCCACCGAGGAAGAAATCGAAGAAGCGAATTCGGCCACCGATCCGCTGGGTTTCCAGCCCAGCGACGACGCCGATACCGACGCAATATCCAACGGTGATGTAGAGACGGACGAGAACAGCCAGGCGAACTCCCTGGTCAGCCGCTACCTCGCTGCCGAGAGAGCGCTTTTCTCTTTTTCAGGCAGTTTCCTGACCCACCGTCCGACTTACATCCTCCCCTACACCTACGTCCACGAGCCGAACCAGCGCCCCTATAGCCCGCGCACCGGCTACACGGACTACGACAATTCACTGGACTATGACGAAGCCAAGTACCAGATCAGCTTCAAGGTACCGCTACTGACAGGGGTCTTTGACGAAAAGACGACCCTCTGGTTCGGCTATACCCAACTCTCGTTCTGGCAGCTCTTCAACGACGATGGGTCCAAACCCTTCCGGGAAACCAACTACGAGCCGGAGATCTTCGTCCGCTACGCCTCCCAGTGGGATTTCGGCCCGGGCCGCGTGGAGGCCCTCACCCTGGGTATCAACCACCAGTCCAATGGCCAGTCCGAACCGAAGTCACGTAGTTGGAACCGTATCCTCGGCGGTGTCGCCTACAGCTACGACCGCTGGTTGTTCATGGTCCAGCCCTGGTACCGGATTCCGGAAGACGAAGATGAAGACGACAACCCCAATATCGAAAACTACATGGGTTATGCCAACTACTGGGCGGTCTACAAGGTCGACGAGCAACGCACCCTGTCGCTCAAGCTACTCAACAACCTGAAAGCCGATGAGAACCGCACCTCGGTACAAGTTGGTTACAGCTTCCCACTGGGCGAGACCGTCAAGGGCTACGTTCACTACTACAACGGCTACGGTGAGAGCCTGATCGACTACAACGAGCGCATCCAGCGGATTGGTATCGGGATCATGCTGAACGACTGGCTGTAA
- a CDS encoding phosphomannomutase/phosphoglucomutase yields MGYSCFKAYDIRGRIPDQINPELAERIGRAYVAVTGAKNVIVGYDIRLSSPEMAEALGKGLMAAGADVYDIGLCGTEQVYFATSHYKMDGGIMVTASHNPKDYNGMKLVREDSKPISNDTGLRDIHDRLDEAFEDAATPGAYHTLEAEDDYIEHLLGYVDSASLKPLAIVVNAGNGGAGRVIDQLESRLPFNFIKLQNEPDGNFPNGVPNPILPENRKVTEDAVKSNQADLGIAWDGDYDRCFFWDENGRFIEGYYIVGLLADQFLRKHGKGGAVIHDPRLVWNTQDLVEQAGGRAVESKTGHAFIKERMRAEDALYGGEMSAHHYFKDFAYCDSGMIPWLLLAERICQSGQTLSSLIDARIDAYPASGEINRTIDNPPEVIKAIEEKYSGDAESISHVDGLSVAFKDWRFNLRMSNTEPVVRLNVESRGDKALMEQKTEQLLKDMDALNA; encoded by the coding sequence ATGGGCTATTCATGCTTCAAGGCATATGACATCCGCGGTCGGATTCCCGACCAGATCAATCCGGAACTGGCCGAGCGCATTGGACGCGCCTATGTCGCCGTAACCGGAGCGAAGAACGTGATCGTCGGCTATGACATCCGCCTGTCCAGCCCGGAAATGGCCGAGGCGCTGGGCAAGGGTTTGATGGCCGCCGGCGCGGATGTCTATGACATCGGCCTATGCGGCACGGAGCAGGTATATTTTGCCACCAGCCACTACAAGATGGACGGTGGCATCATGGTGACCGCAAGTCACAACCCGAAGGACTATAACGGCATGAAGCTGGTGCGGGAGGATTCCAAACCCATCAGCAACGATACCGGCCTGCGGGATATCCACGACCGCCTCGACGAAGCCTTCGAAGACGCCGCAACGCCCGGCGCCTACCACACGCTGGAAGCGGAGGACGACTATATCGAGCACCTGCTGGGCTACGTCGACAGCGCTAGCCTCAAGCCATTGGCCATCGTGGTGAATGCGGGTAATGGCGGCGCGGGCCGGGTCATCGACCAGCTCGAATCCAGGCTGCCTTTCAATTTCATCAAGCTGCAGAACGAGCCGGACGGCAACTTCCCGAACGGCGTGCCCAATCCGATCCTGCCGGAGAATCGCAAGGTCACCGAAGATGCGGTGAAATCGAATCAGGCGGATCTGGGCATTGCCTGGGACGGCGACTACGATCGCTGCTTCTTCTGGGACGAGAACGGCCGCTTTATCGAAGGCTATTACATTGTGGGTCTGCTGGCGGACCAGTTCCTGCGCAAGCACGGTAAGGGCGGGGCTGTAATCCACGACCCACGCCTGGTCTGGAACACGCAGGACCTCGTAGAGCAGGCCGGTGGTCGCGCGGTCGAGAGTAAGACCGGCCATGCCTTCATCAAGGAGCGCATGCGTGCCGAGGACGCCCTCTACGGCGGTGAAATGAGCGCCCACCATTACTTCAAGGATTTCGCCTATTGCGACAGCGGCATGATTCCCTGGTTGCTGCTGGCCGAGCGTATCTGCCAGTCCGGACAGACCCTGTCGTCGCTGATCGATGCCCGTATCGATGCCTATCCAGCCAGTGGCGAGATCAATCGGACCATCGATAATCCGCCGGAAGTAATCAAGGCGATTGAGGAAAAGTACAGCGGGGATGCCGAATCCATCAGTCACGTGGACGGCCTGAGTGTCGCCTTCAAGGACTGGCGCTTCAACCTGCGAATGTCGAACACTGAGCCGGTGGTTCGGCTGAATGTGGAATCCCGCGGTGACAAGGCGCTGATGGAGCAGAAAACCGAACAGCTGCTGAAGGATATGGATGCGCTTAACGCCTGA